The Dehalococcoidia bacterium nucleotide sequence TCCTTCGGCTAATGATAATCTACTACTTCGATGATGGTTACTGCTGTTACTTCGTCGAGATTTACGCCTCCATCTTCCCTACGCGGAATTGGATCGTGATCTGGTACAAAAACCAACCGATGAGGGTGTACCAGATCGACCGCGAACTGTCCCATACGCTCTCCTCTGAGCATGTGCCGACGTTCAGGTGGGGTCGTGGGCACCAGAGACAATGTGCGAGCATTATTGAGGACAGCCATCCGCATTTGGATGGTTCGAGCCATTCGATCACCGTACTGCCTCGTGAGATTTCTCCCGCTGTTGAATGTCCTCTCAAGTCTTCGAGTCCTAAAGCTAATTTGCACACAGCCCACCTTGTAATCATTACCTAATAGGTAACGTACCTGCTATGACGAAGGATAGCTTGGGTGATCGGGGCCGTCAAGTAGGGTATGGAAGCTCTGCAAAGAACTGCACACGGCAGAATGGTTTGGGGTTATAATACGGTACGATCAGATACGATGCAGAATTACGTCTCCTGACCCCGTATGTGATACGGGGCAGGCTGTAGCGAGAACTGAAGGCTGGAGGATGTCAAAATGAAATCGGATCGGGGGCTTGTCGCACACCTGATGAGACGCGCCGGATTTGGCGCGACGCCGTCGGAACTGGACAGACTGACGGCTGAAAAGACGTACGAGGAGATCGTTGACGATCTGGTTACTCCTGAGCGATTCGAGGAGCTTGATCAGTCGTACATCGACAGGTACTACGGCGGTGAGCCGGTGGCCGTCCACGTTGGCAAGTGGATATACCGTATGGCCAACACCCCGCGGCCGCTGGAAGAGAAGATGAGCCTCTTCCTGCACCACATCTTCCCGGTGGCGTGGGGTAAGAGCGAGCACGGACCGTCGCTCTACACTGAGATCGAGATGTTCAGACGCGTTGGCATGACCGACATGCGGACCATCCTGCTGGAGCTTTCTAAAGACCCGGCAATGATCTTCTGGCTGGACAATAACGAGAACCACAAGGACGAGATCAACGAGAACTACGGCAGGGAGCTGCTGGAACTGTTCTCGATGGGCGTCGGCAACTACACCGAGGACGACATCAAGGCTGCATCTCGCGCGTTCACTGGCTGGACGTTCAGACAGCCACTGTCGCTCTACCCGAACGGCCACTATCCCGCCGTGTTCGAGTTCATTCCGGACGACCACGACTACGACGAAAAGACATTCCTCGGCGAGACGGGCAACTTCAACGGCGATGAAATCATCGACATCATCGTCAAGCAGCCGGCGACGGCCAGGTTCA carries:
- a CDS encoding DUF1800 domain-containing protein; this encodes MKSDRGLVAHLMRRAGFGATPSELDRLTAEKTYEEIVDDLVTPERFEELDQSYIDRYYGGEPVAVHVGKWIYRMANTPRPLEEKMSLFLHHIFPVAWGKSEHGPSLYTEIEMFRRVGMTDMRTILLELSKDPAMIFWLDNNENHKDEINENYGRELLELFSMGVGNYTEDDIKAASRAFTGWTFRQPLSLYPNGHYPAVFEFIPDDHDYDEKTFLGETGNFNGDEIIDIIVKQPATARFISRHLYNFFVEDELQVPSWATEPPKNEAAIEQLSRVFLETGGQMRPVLRELFSSDFFKESREFKKVKSPTELVVGVIRQTGEFSSPTPGLNQFAVTTLNGSLTEGPLAIMGQRLMNPPTVEGWHTGHEWIDSGTLSERIGFVENQFDDLNKPGVREMVERAGSLDDDPAQLVNRCLDLLGGITVSEQTYESLIEYATELNGMRSDDSVGVHNLLQMTASTVDYQFE